Proteins encoded in a region of the Balneola sp. genome:
- a CDS encoding septum formation initiator family protein has protein sequence MKADLLNPLRWNKSFLLLLLGAFVLVWFSFIDTYSINTRWELNERKKELQTRTGDLAERSEILKVQLESLENDPALLEKIAREEYGMRKPGETVYKIKPEQ, from the coding sequence ATGAAAGCAGATCTGCTAAATCCACTACGCTGGAATAAATCCTTTCTTCTGCTCTTGTTAGGGGCCTTTGTTTTGGTTTGGTTTTCTTTCATTGATACTTACAGCATTAACACCCGATGGGAGTTGAACGAGCGAAAAAAAGAGTTACAAACCCGAACAGGAGATTTAGCCGAGCGCTCAGAAATATTAAAAGTACAGTTGGAATCTTTGGAAAATGATCCTGCCCTTCTTGAAAAAATTGCACGTGAAGAATATGGGATGAGAAAACCTGGTGAAACCGTATATAAAATTAAGCCCGAACAATAA
- a CDS encoding ROK family protein: MKAVAIDLGGTNIKTAVVDSNEGIIEQTSTPTHADLGRDHLLDRIAGTIEELTKKDDVVGIGLGLPGMINNEQTTVLQAPNLPGWDNVNAADEITSRTGLPCRIENDANIGALGSLHFGVGQKYDSFVMITLGTGVGGGIIYNRKLFKGTQGMAAELGHVIIDYHGPLSNSVTRGTIEAYIGQRFLSRFASDMIIQNPDNNLYRKFHNNFDKLEPVDLTQEANLGNELAIEILQKTGQRLGYAIINYTHILDIRKYVLSGGVSKAGKWLFDPAREVVKKHMMAPFQEGFELVYEDLGNDSSLLGAAGLAFDSFA, translated from the coding sequence ATGAAAGCAGTAGCAATCGATTTAGGTGGTACAAATATTAAAACCGCCGTTGTTGATAGTAACGAAGGAATTATTGAGCAAACCTCAACACCTACTCACGCAGATCTTGGCCGAGACCACTTGCTTGATCGTATAGCTGGTACCATTGAAGAGCTCACAAAAAAAGACGATGTAGTGGGAATTGGTTTAGGGCTTCCGGGAATGATTAATAACGAGCAAACCACTGTTCTTCAGGCTCCGAATTTACCCGGATGGGATAATGTAAATGCAGCTGATGAGATTACATCACGTACCGGGCTGCCTTGCAGGATTGAAAATGATGCGAACATAGGGGCACTTGGATCACTTCATTTTGGTGTTGGGCAAAAGTATGACAGCTTTGTTATGATTACACTTGGTACCGGAGTAGGTGGGGGTATTATCTACAACCGAAAGCTTTTTAAGGGAACCCAGGGTATGGCTGCAGAGCTTGGACATGTAATCATTGATTATCATGGGCCACTCTCTAATAGTGTAACCCGGGGAACAATCGAAGCTTACATAGGACAGCGTTTCCTCAGTCGTTTTGCTTCTGACATGATTATTCAGAACCCGGACAATAATCTTTACAGAAAGTTCCATAATAATTTTGATAAGCTTGAACCTGTTGACCTTACTCAGGAAGCAAATCTTGGGAATGAACTTGCCATAGAGATTCTTCAAAAAACGGGGCAACGTCTTGGTTATGCGATTATTAACTATACCCACATTTTAGACATTCGAAAATATGTACTGAGTGGTGGCGTTTCTAAAGCTGGTAAATGGCTCTTTGATCCTGCTCGTGAAGTAGTTAAAAAACATATGATGGCTCCTTTTCAGGAAGGATTTGAGCTTGTTTA